From Leptospira meyeri:
GATTGTACGGATACGATTACTTCTAAGTATGCGATTAATGATTTATGTATTAAAAAATCAATTCCACTTGTAACTGCATCAGTGTTTCGCACAAGTGCTCAATTTGCAATTTTTTCAGGAGAAGGGAAACCATGTTACCGTTGTTTGTTTCCTGATTTAAAGGAAGGTGATACTCTAAACTGTAGTATTGGTGGTGTACTCGGTGTGCAAACAGCATTGGCGGGAACCTACCAAACTTCCTTGGTCTTACAATACCTTTTAGACCCTGATAATACGGATCTCGCTTCCGTATATTTTTTGGAATGGAATCCTCCCACTCTTTTTCAATCGAAGATCGATCCTAACCTGGGATGCCCATCTTGCGGATCAGGGAAAAAAGAAATTAATTTTGAATCGGATCGATTAGAGATTCATGTTGAGGATTTTTTGTCTTATCAGACAAGAGGAAATGTCCTTCTTGTTGATGTAAGAGAAAAAGAAGAGGCAGACGCTCAACCAATCCCTGGTTGTTTCCATCTACCACTTTCAGAATTAGAGAAAGGCTTTATGCCTGAATTGCAGAACAATATAACGCTTGTTTGTATTTGCGAAACAGGGGTCCGTTCTAAAAAAGCTCTAACTTATCTCCCAAACAATTTGGAAAAATACTCTCTGGTTGGGGGTAGGCGAGCTTACACCCAATTCATAAAAAAACAAATTTCTGATTAGGCTGTTTGTTTTTTAATCAAAACTTTAATCCCACTAAATGCGGCGTTACCTGAGAACTCATCAATGGTTTGGTCATCGGTTAAATCATTGATGCTCACTCCAGAAAATTCTTTAGCCACCTTTTGGTTCGTCCCACTTCGATTGTGTCCAAATCCATGTGGTATACTAACGACACCTTTCATTAATTCTTCGGTAATCTCTACTGGAATTTGAATTTTCCCAACGGAGGATTCAACAATTACCTCTTCTTCATTCAAAATTCCCAATGTACTTGCATCGTCAGGATGGATCATAATCGTACAACGCGGTTTTCCTGTCATTAGTTTTGGTAAGTTATGCATCCAGGAATTATTACTTCGCAAATGCCTTCGTCCTATTAGTAAAAAATGCGAATTTTCTGAAGCCAGGTCTTCCCATTCATTAAACTTCCGACGAAGCCTTGGTAGGTCATCTTTTAAAATACTTGGGATAAGTTGGATTTTTTTATCTTCTGTATACAATCGATCCGGGAAACTGGGTTTCAGTGGACCTAAGTCAATTCCATGAGGATTGTTTTTGAGTAAATCTAAACTCATTTCACCTCCAGGAGTTCCTTTGGAACCGTAAGGTCCCGATTTGAGTGCATGATCAATGATGCTAGCGGGTGTTAGTTTGGTTCTAATGATTTCTTTCGGTAGTTCTTTTCCTGCTCTTGTTAATTCCAAACGTTTTGTAAGATCAGAAAATATTTCCCAATCATGCAACATTCCCGGTTCTGGAGAAAAAAGTGGTTGGTTGTATCTTACTGTATTTCTTACAGCAAAAACATTAAAAATCAAATCATAGTGATCATGTTCTAAAGCGGATGTTGGAGGTAAGATATAATGTGCATGTTTTGTCGTTTCGTTCAGATAAAAATCAACACTAACCATAAAATCTAAACTTGCGAGAGCCTTGTCCAACTTTGTTCCATTAGGTGTAGATAAAACCGGGTTTCCAGCCGAGGTAAAGAGGGCACGTATTTTTCCTTCTCCTTCCGTGAGAATTTCTTCAGCCAGGGCTGCAACAGGCAGTTCTT
This genomic window contains:
- a CDS encoding HesA/MoeB/ThiF family protein; protein product: MGSLEDQFFQRQIQVPEIGFVGQKKWKDSSVLVIGLGGLGCPAALHLSLAGIGRIGLVDFDLVEVSNLHRQTLFTLDDVGKPKTEVVAKKLSEHCPWLRVECFSEFISESTKPELFNSWDIVLDCTDTITSKYAINDLCIKKSIPLVTASVFRTSAQFAIFSGEGKPCYRCLFPDLKEGDTLNCSIGGVLGVQTALAGTYQTSLVLQYLLDPDNTDLASVYFLEWNPPTLFQSKIDPNLGCPSCGSGKKEINFESDRLEIHVEDFLSYQTRGNVLLVDVREKEEADAQPIPGCFHLPLSELEKGFMPELQNNITLVCICETGVRSKKALTYLPNNLEKYSLVGGRRAYTQFIKKQISD